One Coriobacteriia bacterium genomic window, CAGCGTGACCGCGGCGCCGGCGGTCGTCACCAGAATCGCCGACGCTAGAAAATCGGTATCAAGCCCAAACCGCTCGCCGACCACCAGCGTGAGCATCATCGTCGGCATCCCGGCCTCAAGCACCGTCACCCGCGCGGGACCGTCGGCGGCAAACACGAGTGCCCCGATGCCGAGCGCGATCGCAGGAGCTACAAGCAGCCGCATCACAGCCAGCACTGATAACGGCCTCAGCATGCGCCCGAATACGTGTGCCGAAAGCGACAGCCCCACAGACAACATCACGAGCGGCGCAACCATTGTGCCGAGCAGTTCTAAACCGTTGCTTACCGGCGTCGGAATCCAGACCCCTCTCATCACCAGTCCAACGGCGAGCGCGATCACGGCGGGGAAGCTCAGGAACTCACGCAGCACGTTGATGCGTCCGCGCTTACCTTCTTCCTGACCGAACCGTTGAGCGACCAGGAATCCCACCAGCACGAGCGCCGCGACGGTGCCGAACACATCGTAGAACACCGCCTCAGGAAGCTGATCCTTGCCGAGAAGTGCCTCGGTCAACGGGTACCCTATGTAGCCCGTGTTACCCAGGGCGGCTGCGATCATGAAGGCTCCGGCCTGCTTTCGAGGCAGCCGCAGCAGCCGGGAGGCAAGCCATGCCAGTGCGAGCATCACCGCGAACACAGCCCAAGCGACGGCAACGACAATCCACAGGTCGGAGTTGAGGGAGACGCCGTGGATCGCGCGGAAGATGAACGCAGGTAGACATACGTAGACGATGATCGCATTGATCGGCCGCGTGTCTTCGGCCTTCAGCACGCGAAACGCCCGCAGGAGCGCCCCGAGCAGCACGATGCCTACGAACACCAGCACTGTCGACATGACGGTGCCGCTGGTCATCAGGACTCCGCGCTCTCCCCGCCGAGTTCATGCATCGCGCCGGAACCCTCACACGTGGCACAGAGGGCCGCCGCATAATCCGGCTCGGGGCGCACAACACCGCGCTCGGTCACGAAGGCGGTTATGTACTCAGCCGGAGTGACGTCGAATGCCGGGTTGTACACCTCTGCGCCGGGAGGGGTCATCCGGAACCATGCGTCGAACGCGTACGCTCCCCCTTTGCGCTGAATCACCATCTGGTGTCCCCGCAGGAGAGATAACTCGTAGGGGCCCTCTTCGGTCAGAGCGTCGAAGGCT contains:
- a CDS encoding AEC family transporter; protein product: MTSGTVMSTVLVFVGIVLLGALLRAFRVLKAEDTRPINAIIVYVCLPAFIFRAIHGVSLNSDLWIVVAVAWAVFAVMLALAWLASRLLRLPRKQAGAFMIAAALGNTGYIGYPLTEALLGKDQLPEAVFYDVFGTVAALVLVGFLVAQRFGQEEGKRGRINVLREFLSFPAVIALAVGLVMRGVWIPTPVSNGLELLGTMVAPLVMLSVGLSLSAHVFGRMLRPLSVLAVMRLLVAPAIALGIGALVFAADGPARVTVLEAGMPTMMLTLVVGERFGLDTDFLASAILVTTAGAAVTL